The nucleotide sequence ATCAACTCCTTGAAATGGCTCATCCATAAAATAAAGATCCGCATTTTGAACGAGTGCCCTTGCCAAAAAAACTCTTTGCTGTTGTCCGCCTGAAAGTTCGCTTATCTGACGTTTTGCAAATTCGAGCATTCCTACCTTTTCCAAGGCTGACATAGCTTCGTTTTTTTCCTTTTGCCCCGGCCTTTTTATCCATCCCAAATTTCCATATGAACCCATTAAAACGACATCAAAGACCGTTGTCGGAAAATCCCAATCTACCGAACTTCTTTGCGGTACGTAGGCTATTCTTTTTCTTTGAGATTTATATGATTTTCCGAATATTTTTATTTCTCCCGATGCTATAGGAAGAATACCCATCATTGCTTTAAGAAGGGTGGATTTTCCGGCTCCATTGGGGCCGACTACAGCCTCCATTGCTCCTTGGGGTACGCATACATCTATGTCCCATAGTACAGGCTTTTCGCGGTAAGCCAAGGTAAGGTCTTCAACACAAAAAGCCGGAATTAAGTTCTCTTTTAAATGTTCTGCACCTGTATTCATAAAATCATCCTTTTAGAATAAATCTTTTATTTTTTTAAGGCATCTATTATCGTGTTTATATTATGGGTGAGCATTCCTATATATGTTCCTTCGAAGCTTCCTTCATCACCCATAGCATCCGAAAAAAGCTCTCCTCCAATTGAAACATCATAGCCTCTGGCTTTTACGGCCTCCTGCAAGGCTTTTACATTTTTTTCGGGAACCGAGCTTTCAACGAAGATGGCCGGAAGTTTTCTTTTTGTAATAAAATCTGCAAGCTCCTGTACGTCCTTTGCTCCTGCTTCGCTTACAGTACTTATGCCTTGCAGCCCCCTGACTTCAAAGCCGTAGGCTTTGCTGAAATAATTGAAGGCATCATGGGCCGTAACTAAAACCCTTTTTTCTTGCGGAATTTCGGAAGCTCTCTTTTTAATAAACTCATCAAGTTCGTTAAGTCTTGCAAGATAGAATTCATAATTTTCTTTAAAGACTTCTTTTTTTTGCGGAGCAAATTCCGCTAAGGTTTTATATACCGATTCCGTTGCATATTTCCATAGCTTTACATCAAACCAAACATGGGGATCGAATTCGGATTCCTCAAAGGGTAATAAATATTCTTTGGGAATGCTTTCGGCAACTGCTACGGTTTTGCGGGTAGAAGATATTTTTTGCAAAACCTCTCCCATCTTTGCTTCAAGATGAAGCCCGCTGTAAAAAATAATATCGGCTTTTTGAAGTTTTTCCATGTCTCCTGCACTTGCCCTGTAAAGGTGGGGATCTACTCCCGCACCCATAAGAGCTTGCACATTAACTTCATCTCCGCCGACAACTTTGGCTATGTCGGCAACCATGCCTATTGTTGCAGTAATTTTTATCTTACCTGAATCCTTGGCTTCATTCGTTGCTTCTGTTTTAGAACATGAGAAAAACACCGAACTTAATATGGTAAGTCCTGTTAAACATAAGATTATTAATTTTTTTGTCATTTCAAATCTCCTATTTTGATATATCAAAATTATGATTATAATATATAAAAAAATAAAGAAAATGTCAAGCTGAATCCCATTGACAAAGCTTTATAAAACAAGCAAAATAAGGTTTATGAGATTTTCTATTTATTCTTCATTTTTTATGAAAAAGTTTTTGTGTATATTTTGCTTTTTTCTTTCCGCCATGTTGTGTTTTGCAGATTTTGCTTTTGACCTTAATCTTCAGCCGTATAAAAATGCGGAATTTTTTGCTGACGGCCTTAAAGTTGAATCTAAACTTATATCTTCCGATAAGACCCTGGGGCATTTGAGTTTTACTTTAAAAGATAGGACAACTTCACTTGTGATAAAAAAAGAAGGTTTCCATACTCATAGTTTGGATTTAGCATCGATAGAAAATAAAAAAGCCTTTGTTGTTCTATCTCCCATAGATTCAAAATACGATGTAGTTAAGGTTTTTCCTACAGGAAAAAAACCTAAGAGCGTTACCTTCGTAAACGATAAAACCGTTGCTGTAGCCCTTCTTGACGGCTCAGGATTTGATTTGATAGATATTGAAACCGGAGAGACAAAGCGAATTTCTCCTCCAAAAGAATATGCCGAAAAATTCGGCTTTGTAGAATCTCTCGTGCTAAAACATAAAAACGAATTATGGGTCAGCCAAATGCCTACGGCCTCAATTCATGTCTTTGATCTTACATCTTTTGAGTATAAAAGAACTATAAACTCTACAGGTACATGGAGCAAGGTAATGGCTTATAATGCCGGTCTTGATAGGGTCTATTTGAGTAATTGGACCTCACAGGATATAAGTGTTATCGATCCTTCTTCTTATAAAGAAGAAAAAAAGATAAAAACTAAGGCTGTTCCGAGAGGTATGGCATTTTCTGAAGACGGAAAATGTATCTACTGTGCACAATTTGAAGATTCGGCCGGTAATTCTCAATGTAAACTTATAAAAAAATCTTTAGCCGATTATAAAACCGTTTACGAGGGCGGGGTAAAGGGGGCAAAGCGGCACATTGTTACCGACTATGAGCGTAAGCTAATCTACGTTTCGGATATGAGAAATGATATTGTTGAAGTTTATTCTACGGATAAGGATGAGCTTGTTGCAAGTATCAAGGTGTTTTTTAATCCGAATACTATTCAGCTGTCACCCGATAAGAATCTTCTCTATGTTTCATGCAGGGGGCCGAATAATCCCGATAAAGGATATTTGTATAAGGGTTATGTCTTCGGCCGTCTCGATATAATCGATACAAAAACATTTACCCGTATTGAAAGCATTGAAGCCGGTAATCAGCCTACAGGCTTGGATGTTTCTCCCGACGGAAAAAAAATAGTTCTATCCGATTTTTTGGATAATAGAATAAGGGTGTACGAACTAAAGTCTTCACTACTTGAATAGGAAGTTTTTTAAGTTTAGAATACGATAATAAGAAGGAGCTGATGTTTAATTTTGATAAAAAAACTGAATATGAAGATTTTCTCGAACTTTTAAAAAAATCGGATTCTTTGAACAGTTTAAATTTATCCGGTTTGGAATTTGAAGGTTTAGACTTTTCAAAAAAATCTTTTACCGGATGTACTTTTTCAAACAGCAAATTTAAAAACTGTAATTGCAGCAACCTACACCTTAGAATGTGTTTTTTTGATTTTTGCGAAATAGACTCTTGTAATTTTCAAAATTCCGATATTCAGTTTTCTTCATTCGGAGGGGCAAAAATTATCTGCACTGATTTTAAAAATTCCGAGCTTCTGCAAAATAATTTTAACGGAATAAGGGCGGAAGATGTTTCCTTTAACGATTCTGATTTATATAGCTCACGTTTTATGTTTTCGTTTTTAAAAAACGTATATTTTCAAAACTGCAATCTTAAAAAGACCTTGTTTCTATATTCGAAAGAAGATGGCGTTTCTTATAAGTCATCCAATACCCGTGAGGCGGTTTTTACGGAAGGAGATGAATTTGTATGAAAGTTTATCTTCATTTTTCGCCGCAATTTTTTGCAAACACCTATCTTATCGGAAATGAAATTACAAAAGAGGCTGTTATAATTGACCCTGCAAAAATTACCGAAAAGATGATACATCAAATTGAAAAAAACGAATTTAATCTTAAAGCCGTTTTATTGACTCACGATCTTGAACATCCCTATGAAACGGGACTCAATACGATTTTAAAAATTTACAGTCCAAAGGTTTATGCCGGAAGCTGCCTTTCTGAAAATGTAACAATAAATACACTGAGAGGAGACGGCTGCATAGATGTAGCCGGTTATTCTGTAAGATATTTTGCAATTCCTGCACACTCGTCATACTCCTACATGTTTCAAATTGAGAATATGGTATTTACCGGAACCTCCTTATCTGCAGGAATGATTGGTCAAACTTCAAATATGTATGCAGAGCGGACACTGCGCAATATTTTAAAAACAAAGCTCATGCGTTTTGAAGATAATCTTATTATCATGCCTTTTTACGGTCCTCCCACTTCCATAGGGGTAGAGCGTAAATTCAATGCTTCGTTTTTTCAAGATTTTGAAAATAAACCTTTTTAAGTATGACGGAAACTTGTCTTTTTTTGCCCGATAATTTAATGACCGTTCTCTATGAGGAACAAAAATTGATTCAAAGTCTTGTGTCTTTTCCTTTTCGTAAGACAATTCCTTTTTTTAAAACAAAGAAAAAATTTGACTATCTTACAATCTATCCGCCGATTTTGTCAGGCTCTCTAATTGTAAGACCTTGTAATTCTCCCGATGCTTTTGAGGTTAACGGAGGTTTTATCTTAGGTGATGCACGTGAAGAGGCAAAAACAGTATTTTTACAACTTGAGAGCTTAAAACAAAAAACAAGTCTTCCTGTTTTTTCAATTTTAAACTGCCGCAGCTGGTACTATGCAGACGTTGAATTTAAAGAAGAAAAAAGCGGTCTATGCACATGGAAAATTAAAAATAAGGTTTGGCAAAAGACCGCAAAAAAATATTAATAAGAGATTTTTACGCCTATGTTAAAGTAGTGATTAAACTCTTTTCCGACGGCTTGTTCTCTCCATTTTTTTAACTGCTTATTGGCCTCATTAAGTACTTGTGCATCAGTGGCTAAACTTGCAGCAGGAATTTTTTCATTGTAAATATGGTTATTCACTCCCGGATTTATATTTGTTTCAAAGGTATAGCCCAGTTTAAACTGCATTAAACCGCCTGATTTTAAAATCGGGAGGTTAATAACTCCTTCCAATCCAAGCTGATTGACATATTGAATTGTCTGCTGGGTTAGGAACGGTGTGGAGTAAAGGAAAGCATGTGTTCTTTCTGAATTTTTATCTACTACAGCTGAATGATTGAAAACCGAGCCATCAGTCGAATAATTTCCTTCTTTAAGATACTCTTTTAATATTACTGGATCATATACGCTTTCCGTAACATTGGCATGGCGGATAAAGGTATTTGATACATTTATTGCAAGACCTTCCAGCGGTGTAAATTGGGCCTTAACCCGTATGCGGTCGGAGTTTGGAGGCAGGTTACTGCCTAAAGGTTCTCCATTATGTGTATAATTTTCATAGTTAGGTTCTTTTCTGTTGTTATTGTGAATGCTGGTATAGCAGTAGGGTGTTACCAAAATATAGTTTATATCTGCAAAGCTGAACCAATGATCTTTAGGCATTGCATAGGAAACTCCGAATTGCCCTGCCATCCTCCATCTCGCATCTTTAAATTTTATAATCTCATTGAAACCTAAATCATCCGCTAAAAGAACTGCATCAATTTTTAACCCATTAATGGGCTTGATTCCTATAGTCAGACCTAGCATACTGGCATCAGCAAAATTGTATATGCTTTGACCTATAAAAAATACTGAAAGTGGAAGAAGATAAATAGGGTCGAACCTGCCTCCGTATGTAATTATATCGACAAGTCCAATAGATATCCATGGAAGGGGTCTGTATGTTATGGAGTGTGCTGCCGTAAATTTCTGAGGAAAATAAGATTCTCCTCTGTCATCTGATGCAGATATAGCCAGTAAAGCTTGATTATATGTAAATTTTTCTTTATTGACGACAAATATAAACTGTCCCGAATGAAAGGCCTGTTCTCCTATCAGAATATTATTTTCATCAAATGGGCCGAAGGATGTTCTAGCCATCCCGGCTGTAAAATAATATTCAGGTGTGCCTATTGCAACTCCTGAATTAAACATAGGTAATAAAGTAAATGAGCCTACTACGCTGTTATCAGGTATTATATCTTTTTTTGAAAATTGAAATGCAGGCAGTCCCTCTTCTTTGGGTAATTTATTTAATAAACTAAAATTAGCATGGGCCGAAGCCGTAAGTAATTTATGTAAGGAAATATTCATATCCAATAATGGAGCAATCGAAATATCTCTTTGTGTTTTAGGAATCGTGATTCCTAATTCAGCCTCACCTCCGTAATGAAATACACTTCCAAATAAATGTTTTTTATATTCTTGAGCTTTTTTTATTTGTTTTTCGGATCCTGTTTCGATAACAATGTTTAAGATTCTTTCTATTTCTTGTAAGGGGTAAGGCCGTAGTGAAGACAAGTCATTGAGTAAACCTATATTTTCCCATATTCTTATGTCTTCATATAAAGGATCAAATATGTCCACTGCAGCCTGAGAAAAAACCGATAATCCAAAAAATATAAATAATATAACAAAAAGTTTATTTTTAATCATAGATATTCCTTATGTATATAGTTAAATGATATTACATAATATAATGTAAACAGTCAACATATAAGTCCTTATTTTCTATTAGGTATTAAAATTCCATACAAAATTTGCTATATCGTTTAGACCGTTTCTGATACTCATTTTTTTTATACGTTCACGAATTTCTTCAAGGTATTTATTGTCAGAAAAAATTTCCTCTATTTTTTCTACAATACATTTTGGTTTTGGAATGTACCATCCAAGCTTATTCTGCACAATATACAGCATATTTCCTACTTCTTGTCCTCTTATATATGTAGAAACTATAACAGGTTTCCCTACAGCCAGAGATTCCATTAGCATCGCAGGCCCTCCTTTTGTAACGATGCAATCTGATATATTTATCAAATCCGGCATAAATGCAACAAAACCGAATATTTTAATATTTTTAAATTTTGAAAATTGAACTAGATATTCGAGGCTGTATTTAAGAGTTCTATTTTTTCCGCATACAACAATTAAAAAGCTGTCGGATTTTTTTTTGATAAAAGCTTTAACTATTGACAGTGCATTTTTTAATCCTTCTCCGCCTCCGGCTATTAATACTATTTTTTTATCTTTCGGAATTCCCAATTTTTCTTTTATTGAAATTATTTGTTCTTGTGGGTAGGGAACATCAAATTTTTCTGAAATAAGTAATGGAAATTGATGCAGTTTTTCTGCAGGAACATTGTGTTTGTTTAAGCCTTCTTGGAGTGCTTTTTTTGAAAAAACAATGAATTCGGTGTTTTTTTCAAAAAACCATACAGGATGAACCGTAAAAGGATCCATTACTATACTGATGAGCGGAATATTGGGATTTATCCTGTTTATCGCTTCTCTGCAAATTGGAATAAGGGTATGATGTAAACATACAAGTTTTGTAATTTGGTTTGATTTTAAAAATTCTACTAAATTTGGAACGGCATATGGAACTATTATTTTTTTTAAAAATGTCAGCACCGGTTTTAAAGAACATAATTGATAAAATGAAACATAGCCAAGTTCAAAATAATTTGTAGAAGATAAATATCCTTTTTCAAAAAAGAATTTTAAAAACCATGCGCCCTTATCAAAGCCGTCCTTGAGGTAGCATTCAACTTCATCGGGGTGTAAATCCGTTAATTTGCTTGACAGAGCTTTTGCACCGGCTATGTGTCCTGCTCCTGTTTTTAAATATATAAATCCGATTTTCTGTTTCATAGTTAGTATTATAAGCAAAAATCAATACAAGTACAAGTAATTAACAATGGCGGTCATTGTTCGATCAACTGCAAAGATTATAAAATTCAAAAATCAACGTATACTATATTTTAAAGATAACGAAAAGTCAATTGCATTTCCATTAATTTTTCCCGATGCATTTGTCCATGCAAAGCTTCCCCGTGCAATTAAATTATGCAATATTTGGT is from Treponema denticola and encodes:
- a CDS encoding metal ABC transporter ATP-binding protein, which produces MNTGAEHLKENLIPAFCVEDLTLAYREKPVLWDIDVCVPQGAMEAVVGPNGAGKSTLLKAMMGILPIASGEIKIFGKSYKSQRKRIAYVPQRSSVDWDFPTTVFDVVLMGSYGNLGWIKRPGQKEKNEAMSALEKVGMLEFAKRQISELSGGQQQRVFLARALVQNADLYFMDEPFQGVDAATEQAIVKLLKELKENGKTLLVVHHDLQTVKDYFDRVLLLNVRLIAEGSIEEVFTEENLRKTYGGRIAYNSEKK
- a CDS encoding metal ABC transporter solute-binding protein, Zn/Mn family, producing the protein MTKKLIILCLTGLTILSSVFFSCSKTEATNEAKDSGKIKITATIGMVADIAKVVGGDEVNVQALMGAGVDPHLYRASAGDMEKLQKADIIFYSGLHLEAKMGEVLQKISSTRKTVAVAESIPKEYLLPFEESEFDPHVWFDVKLWKYATESVYKTLAEFAPQKKEVFKENYEFYLARLNELDEFIKKRASEIPQEKRVLVTAHDAFNYFSKAYGFEVRGLQGISTVSEAGAKDVQELADFITKRKLPAIFVESSVPEKNVKALQEAVKARGYDVSIGGELFSDAMGDEGSFEGTYIGMLTHNINTIIDALKK
- a CDS encoding YncE family protein, with protein sequence MKKFLCIFCFFLSAMLCFADFAFDLNLQPYKNAEFFADGLKVESKLISSDKTLGHLSFTLKDRTTSLVIKKEGFHTHSLDLASIENKKAFVVLSPIDSKYDVVKVFPTGKKPKSVTFVNDKTVAVALLDGSGFDLIDIETGETKRISPPKEYAEKFGFVESLVLKHKNELWVSQMPTASIHVFDLTSFEYKRTINSTGTWSKVMAYNAGLDRVYLSNWTSQDISVIDPSSYKEEKKIKTKAVPRGMAFSEDGKCIYCAQFEDSAGNSQCKLIKKSLADYKTVYEGGVKGAKRHIVTDYERKLIYVSDMRNDIVEVYSTDKDELVASIKVFFNPNTIQLSPDKNLLYVSCRGPNNPDKGYLYKGYVFGRLDIIDTKTFTRIESIEAGNQPTGLDVSPDGKKIVLSDFLDNRIRVYELKSSLLE
- a CDS encoding pentapeptide repeat-containing protein produces the protein MFNFDKKTEYEDFLELLKKSDSLNSLNLSGLEFEGLDFSKKSFTGCTFSNSKFKNCNCSNLHLRMCFFDFCEIDSCNFQNSDIQFSSFGGAKIICTDFKNSELLQNNFNGIRAEDVSFNDSDLYSSRFMFSFLKNVYFQNCNLKKTLFLYSKEDGVSYKSSNTREAVFTEGDEFV
- a CDS encoding MBL fold metallo-hydrolase: MKVYLHFSPQFFANTYLIGNEITKEAVIIDPAKITEKMIHQIEKNEFNLKAVLLTHDLEHPYETGLNTILKIYSPKVYAGSCLSENVTINTLRGDGCIDVAGYSVRYFAIPAHSSYSYMFQIENMVFTGTSLSAGMIGQTSNMYAERTLRNILKTKLMRFEDNLIIMPFYGPPTSIGVERKFNASFFQDFENKPF
- a CDS encoding glycosyltransferase translates to MKQKIGFIYLKTGAGHIAGAKALSSKLTDLHPDEVECYLKDGFDKGAWFLKFFFEKGYLSSTNYFELGYVSFYQLCSLKPVLTFLKKIIVPYAVPNLVEFLKSNQITKLVCLHHTLIPICREAINRINPNIPLISIVMDPFTVHPVWFFEKNTEFIVFSKKALQEGLNKHNVPAEKLHQFPLLISEKFDVPYPQEQIISIKEKLGIPKDKKIVLIAGGGEGLKNALSIVKAFIKKKSDSFLIVVCGKNRTLKYSLEYLVQFSKFKNIKIFGFVAFMPDLINISDCIVTKGGPAMLMESLAVGKPVIVSTYIRGQEVGNMLYIVQNKLGWYIPKPKCIVEKIEEIFSDNKYLEEIRERIKKMSIRNGLNDIANFVWNFNT